Below is a window of Cytobacillus firmus DNA.
CAAGTATCGGAAGAACTGTATAAAATCGGGTACGGAAAAAGAACGAAAGTCCTTTCCATTTACGGCGGCCAGGATATTAACCGCCAAATCCGCGCTTTAAAGAACAAACCGCATATCATCGTTGGAACGCCAGGACGTATTCTGGACCATATCAACCGCAAAACTTTGCGTCTGGACCATGTCCATACGGCCATCCTTGACGAAGCGGATGAAATGCTTAATATGGGATTCATTGACGATATCGAAGCGATTCTTGCACAAATTCCTGAAGAGCGCCAAACACTGCTTTTCTCTGCTACAATGCCTGCGCCAATCCGCAGAATGGCAGAACGCTTTATGAAGGACCCTCAGATTGTCCGCGTAAAAGCTAAGGAAATGACTGTTTCATCTATTGAACAATTCTATGTTGAAGTGCATGAAAAAAATAAATTTGATGTGCTGACAAGACTTCTGGATATTCAATCACCGGAATTGGCGATCGTTTTCGGACGCACAAAGCGCCGTGTTGATGAATTGGCTGAAGCCTTGAATCTTCGCGGATACATGGCTGAAGGAATCCATGGTGACCTAAGCCAGGCTAAACGGATTTCTGTTCTAAGGAAGTTCAAAGAGGGGAGCATCGACGTCCTTGTGGCAACAGATGTGGCAGCGCGCGGATTAGATATTTCCGGCGTAACACATGTCTACAATTTTGACATCCCTCAGGATCCTGAAAGCTATGTTCACCGCATCGGCCGGACCGGACGTGCTGGAAAAACGGGTGTTGCGATGACATTCATCAATCCGCGCGAGAAATCGTACTTGCATGTGGTGGAACGTACAACTAAGAAAAAAATGGAACGCATGGATGCTCCAACACTGGATGAGGCGCTTGAAGGCCAGCAAAAAGCTGTAATGGAAAAGATCATGCAAACCATCGAGGAAAACAATCTTGGAAGCTATAAAGAAGCGGCAGATGAGCTTCTGGCACAAAAGGACGCTTCAACAGTTGTTCAGGCAGTGCTGAAGATGCTGACAAAGGAACCGGATACTACGCCTGTTAAATTAACAGAGGAAAAGCCGCTGCCATCTAAGCGCGACAGAAAGCCAAATGACCGCAGCCGCGGAGGATACAATGGAAGAGGCAGACAGGGCGGCCAAAAAGGATCATACAAATCCCGCCAAGGCCACACTGGAAAACGCCCAAGCCAAAATAACAACCGTTCAAACAGCAACAGCTATAGATAAGAAATTCGGAGAGCAGATATTCTGCTCTCTTTTTATCGCAGTCTAACTGGCGGTAAGACCCCCGCTTCAAGACTCAGAGGAATCAAAGGAGGATAAGCGGAGGTCAAACTGCCCGTAAAGGCCCGATTGGTGAGATACAGTGAAACTTGCCGACGCGCAGGCAGAGGCTTAGTTGAACCAATCGGGTTCGTAGTGTCGATTGATCGAAGCGTTAGCGGAGATCTTAGCGACACTAGAACGCGACTAACAATCAGTGGGGGATAAGGAAAAGCCCCACTGATTGAAGTTTCACTTTATTTTGTCTGTATGCAGGGTGCGTCCACACATGCAATTTCTCAGCAGCTGCCGTACATACTAAGGGAAAAGCTGTACGGGAGGAATCGACATGACGATTGTACGCCTTGGGTATGTTGCGATGAGTATGAATCTGAAAAACGCATCGCCATCACAAACGATGACGTTCAAACAATTCTCAAGTCTTAAAGACCGTGAGGCGGCTATTGGAAGACTGGAGCGAATTGCTGTTTCCAATTTGGAGAATTGCCTGAGGCTGCTAAAGCACAATGCAGCCCATGATATCCATTTTTTCCGCTTCAGCTCACGGCTGATTCCCCTTGCTAATCATGAGGAACTTTCTGATTGGAAGTATATGCGTCCACTCAAAGAAATTCTGTCGGGCATCGGCGACTTTCTGGAGGAACATCCCATGCGTGTGGATTTTCACCCTGACCATTTTGTGCTTCTTAATACACCGAAAGTTGACACATTGAATATGTCCATCAAAACGCTGGCTATGCATGAGGCCCTGCTGAAAGGCATGCGTCTGGATCCTGCTCACCGCTGTGTTCTGCATGTGGGCGGGGGATATGATGATAAAGAAAAAGCTCTTGAACAATTTATCCATAATTGGGGCTTTACGCCTTCCGGAATCCAGCAGATGATTATTCTCGAGAATGACGATACCACTTTTACACTTGAGGATACGCTCTACCTTTGTGAAAAGCTTGGGATTCCGCTGGTTTTTGATTACCACCACCACCTTGCCAATTTCAAGAATGATGACTGGATAGGGCAATGGGAAAGGGCAGCAGCAACATGGGACCATTCTGAACTGCCTGTGAAAATGCATATTTCCAGTCCCAAATCAGACAAAGACTTCAGAGCGCATGCGGATTATATTGATGCGGATATGTTTATGGAGTTTCTGCAGAACATTAAAGGTTCAGTGCCTGAGATTCATTGCATGATTGAAGCGAAAATGAAGGACAGCGCCCTGTTTAAGCTTGCTGAAGATTTGAAAATGAACCCTAATCTGACTTTTATTGATTCATCCAGCTTTGAAATATAACTGGTACCCCCCATTTTTTTCATAAAAGGGAGACACTTCTTTTTTCTGTCATGTATACTTATAGAAGTGAAAGAGCGGATTTAAAGCTATCAATTTTATGGAATTGCGGGGGGTACTGCATGATTACAGAGCCGCATAAAAGGATTCCGGCAAGGGGACTGCTTGCCTGGAGAATCTCCGGCACGCTCCATTCTGTTTTTCCTTTTGTGTTGTCAGGTGGCGCTATTGCTGCTGCCATCCTGTTTAATTGGCCTATTTGGGTTATTGGAGCTTCTTTAATGTTTTTTTCCGCCTATGCCTACCTGGTCATTATGACTTTCCCAGCTTTAAGGTGGAAAAGATGGAGGTATGAGGTCCGGGAAAATGAAATAGAGCTTAAAAATGGACTGTTTGTGATAAAAAGGACGCTTGTTCCCATGATTCGGGTGCAGCATGTGGATACGAGGCAAGGGCCGATATTGCGTAAATATCGCCTGGCTACTGTCACTATCTCGACAGCTGCTACCGTTCATGAAATACCGGCATTGGATGTGGATGAAGCTGAGGAACTGCGCTTTTTCATTTCTCAGCTGGCAAGGGCTGCAGAAAATGATGTCTAATCCGAAACGGCTGCACCCAATATCCGCGGCAGTCAATTTCCTGAAACACCTTAAGGAAATGCTGGTGCCTTTTCTTATTTTTGTCGTCTTTGGAAGCAGAGGAGGAAATGGGGAAATTGTTCAGCTTGTCCTGTCTATAGGGGTCATAATCGCGGTTTTTATAATCGGGATTCTTACCTGGTGGAGATATACCTATAGACTGGAGGAAGGCGAGCTTCGAATCGAGTATGGTGTTCTTGTAAGGAAGAAAAGATATATTCCGCTTGAAAGAATCCAAAGTCTCGACTTATCGGAAGGCTTGCTTCAAAGACCCTTTGGACTTGTGAAAATGAAGGTGGAGACAGCGGGCTCAAGCGGTGCGGGTGAGGCAGAAGCGGTATTGACGGCTATTTCCAAAGAAGATGCAGATTTCATTCAGCAGGCATTTTCAGCTGCCAAAAATAATCCTTCAGAACCGGAAACAGCTGAGCAGAACCGGGAAGTGATTTATAAAATTACGCCTGGCGAATTGTTCCTGCTGGCATCAACTTCAGGCGGGGCAGGCGTCGTTATTTCAGCTGTCTTTGCTTTTGTATTTCAATTTGAAGAAATCATTCCCTATGAAAAGGTGTTTACCGGGCTCGAAGGATTTATTGCCAATGGAATGATCTTTGTAAGTATTCTGATATTCATCGTTTTTCTAATGGCATGGCTGATTGCTCTTATTGGGAGCATGCTGAAATATGCCGGTTTTACATTAATAAAAAGTGAGAAGGAATTGATTGTTACCAGAGGCTTGCTCGAAAAGCGGCAGATGACGATTCCGCTAAACCGCATACAAGCTATTCAGATAAGGGAAAACCTACTTAGGCAGCCATTTGGACTGGCGACTGTCTATATCGAAAGTGCGGGAGGTTCCATTGAAGACAATGAAAGCGCCCGCTTAATGATCCTGCCGATCGTGAAAAAAACAAGGATTGCCGGTTTGTTAAAGCCGCACCTGCCACAGTATGAACTGCAGCCGGGTTTCTTTAAAGCTCCGAAAAGAGCGCTCAATCGCTATTTGTGGAGAGGGTTTCTGTGGATCCTGCCTTTTGTGGCTGTGCCGCTCCTCTTTTTCAGGCCGTGGGGATACTTTTCTTTGGTGCTGCTGATTCTTGCGCTGGGATGGTCGCATCTCAAATACAGGGATGCAGGCTGGGATATCAGCTCACAGCAGCTTGCCCTCAGATATCGCGGTATAGTGAGGACAACTGTTTTTATGAGAAGAAATCGAATCCAGTCCCTATCTATGAAAGAAAGCTATTTTCAGAAAAAACGCAGTTTGGCTACCATAGAAGCTGCGGCTATGTCCGGGGCAGGCGGGACAGGCGGAACCGTTCGTGATCTCGACAGGAAAGAAGTATATGCAATTTATAAATGGTATTCTTATACCGGACTGAAGCAAAATGAAAAGCGCCCGTGAGCGCTTTTTTTGTTTAACTGTTCAGCTATGGGCCATTATCTGGCTAAAAACCCCACTATGGCTAAAATAACGATAACTCCCCAAACAGCAAGCCTTGATGCAGGTACTCCTTTTAAAGAAGGCCTGATGCCGGAAAGTCCGCCTGACCTTATGTTGCCGGATGAAGATGATGTGCGGCCTTTGGCCAGAGTGGCTGCGCCAATCAGGAAGCCTGCAAACAGGCCGAATATATGTGCCGTCACATTGATGTTTGGCTGCAGGAAGGTCATAATGACCCCGATGATCGTGATGGTCAGGATGATTTGTGAGTTTTCCCTGGATAAAAGTTCTTTTCGAAAGACCAGAATTGCTGCAAAGTAGCCGAACAGACCAAAGATCGCACCGCTGGCTCCGGCGTGAATATACGTTAATGGCTCAAGGATGAGGGTAGCAATATTGGCGGCTGCCCCCGCGGTGATATAAAGCAGAATGAATCTGGTTTTACCGAGGAGCCTTTCCAGGACAGGACCGAATAGAACGAGTGAAAAGCTGTTAAATAAAACATGGGAGAAGCCGCTGTGCAGGATGATAGGGCTCAGCAGCCGCCAGTATTCACCCTCCACAATATATAAATTGACACCAGCCAGCTTTTCAAAAATAAGTGAATTTGGGAAAAGGGGAATGACGGTTAATAGATAGATGATAATATGGATACAAATGATAGCAGTAACAACAGGGTAATAGCGGATAAATTCCTTAAAGCTTTCCGTTCTCGTAAACATGGCTCTCCTCCGTGCTTTAATAGTTATCTACATCATAGCCTGAAAAGCGGGTTTTCAGCATGCCATAACACTTATTTGGCGGATCATGTGTACATAATCCTGCTTCTACTGTATTCTTTATGCAGCGAATAATATAAATAGAAGGAAGATGAGAGATGATTTCCGGTATTGGGATTGATATTGCAGACCTGGAGCGGATAGGAAAAATTATTGCCAGGCAGGAGCGGTTTCCTGATCGGATTCTGACCCCAAAAGAGCTGAATGGCTATCAGCAATTGCCGGAAAAAAGGCGCGCAGAGTTTCTTGCAGGAAGATTTGCGGCCAAAGAAGCTTTTTCAAAAGCATTGGGAACCGGAATTGGGGAAGAACTTTCCTTTCAGGATATTGAAATTGAAAAGGATGAAAAGGGTAAGCCGTTTATTTCGAAACCATTTAAAGATGGGGTTCACTTGTCGATTTCCCATAGCAGGGAGTATGCTGTGGCTCAGGTAGTTATAGAAAAAGAATGACTTTTTACTGCGGGAAGAATTTCAAAAGCTTGTCATTCCTCCTAGCATATTCCTTAAGGTTGTCTCATATATTCATAATGCGATAGGAGAGACAGGCCGGAAGTTCGGCCAATCTCACTGAAATGAGACAAAGGGGCTGAAGGAATGAAGAAAAAGTGGTTCATGCTGCTTGCCGGGCTTTTGGTTGTTCTTGCATTGTCTGCCTGTGGTTCTAAAACACAGGAGGATGTTGTGAAGGATCTTGATAAAAAGCTCGAAGACGTTAAGGGATACAAGGCAGAGGCAAAAATGACTCTGCAGATGGGAACAGACCCGCAGACATATGAAATAGAAGTGTGGCATAAAGATCCGGATTTTTACCGGGTAAACCTGAAAAACGCCCAAAAGGAACAAAGCCAGATGATTCTGCGAAACAATGACGGTGTATTTGTCCTCACTCCTGCACTGAACAAAAGCTTCCGTTTCCAGAGTGATTGGCCGCAGAACAGCAGCCAGGCTTATTTATATGAATCATTAGTCAAGGACATTATGGAGGATAAAGAAGCTAAGTTCTCCGCTACAAAAGAGCATTATGTGTTTGAAACAAAAACACGCTATCAAAATAATCAGATGCTTCCTGTACAGGAAATCAAGCTGAAGAAATCCGATTTATCCCCAGTCAGTGTGAAAGTTATGGACCCTGATAAAAATGCACTTGTAACAGTAGAATTTTCAAATGTAAAGTTCAATGCAAGTTTCGATAAGAAAGACTTTGACATGCAGAAGAACATGACAGGCGCCCAGCTCGAAGTGCCGGTCATGGCCGAGGTGGAGGATCAGGAATTCACAGTTAAATATCCGCAGATGGATATGGCGGATGTAAAGCTGGTTGATGAACAGGACATGAAAACAGAAGACGGCAAGCGCGTTGTATTAACATATGATGGAGAAAAGTCATTCACGCTTGTACAGGAAAAGGCTGCTGTCATGCCGACATCATCCGTTGTTACATCTGTTAAAGGCGAGCCGGTGGACCTTGGCTTCACCATTGGTGCACTTTCTGACAACACTATCTCCTGGACCTACCAAGGCGTGGATTATATGATCGCCTCCAACGATTTATCACCTGAAGAAATGTCCGATATTGCCCGTTCTGTTCAAGGAGAAATGGTGAAATAAATTATTGACTAAAGCAGGTCTCATATGGGGCCTGTTTTTTGTGTTTGGAAGTTCGGGCTCACAATCTCGGGTTTAAAGCATCGTGAGTTTGAAGCAGGATTCGGGTTCGGACACTAGGAGAGGGATTTTCGCAAGTTGAGTCCGAAGTACATCAGGGTTCGGACTCAGCTCCACAGGTTTACGAATTCTGAGTCCGAAGTAGGCCAAGGTTCGGACTCAACCTCTTGGATTTTTGCAATTTGAGTCCGAAGAAGGTTTATGTTCGGACTCAACGCCTGGGATTTCCGCAATCTGAGTCCGAAGAAGGTCTATGTTCGGACTCAACTCCCGGAATTTCCGAAATTCAAGTCCGAAGTAGATCCAGATTCGGACCCAGTACCATGGTTTTCCGCAATCTGAGTCCGAAGAAAGCCCAGGCTCTCGGACCCGACAGCGAAGT
It encodes the following:
- a CDS encoding DEAD/DEAH box helicase — translated: MTKFQDLGISPETMKSLKRMGFEEATPIQTQTIPLSLENKDLIGQAQTGTGKTAAFGIPMIDKIDNTKEFIQGIVIAPTRELAIQVSEELYKIGYGKRTKVLSIYGGQDINRQIRALKNKPHIIVGTPGRILDHINRKTLRLDHVHTAILDEADEMLNMGFIDDIEAILAQIPEERQTLLFSATMPAPIRRMAERFMKDPQIVRVKAKEMTVSSIEQFYVEVHEKNKFDVLTRLLDIQSPELAIVFGRTKRRVDELAEALNLRGYMAEGIHGDLSQAKRISVLRKFKEGSIDVLVATDVAARGLDISGVTHVYNFDIPQDPESYVHRIGRTGRAGKTGVAMTFINPREKSYLHVVERTTKKKMERMDAPTLDEALEGQQKAVMEKIMQTIEENNLGSYKEAADELLAQKDASTVVQAVLKMLTKEPDTTPVKLTEEKPLPSKRDRKPNDRSRGGYNGRGRQGGQKGSYKSRQGHTGKRPSQNNNRSNSNSYR
- the uvsE gene encoding UV DNA damage repair endonuclease UvsE, with product MTIVRLGYVAMSMNLKNASPSQTMTFKQFSSLKDREAAIGRLERIAVSNLENCLRLLKHNAAHDIHFFRFSSRLIPLANHEELSDWKYMRPLKEILSGIGDFLEEHPMRVDFHPDHFVLLNTPKVDTLNMSIKTLAMHEALLKGMRLDPAHRCVLHVGGGYDDKEKALEQFIHNWGFTPSGIQQMIILENDDTTFTLEDTLYLCEKLGIPLVFDYHHHLANFKNDDWIGQWERAAATWDHSELPVKMHISSPKSDKDFRAHADYIDADMFMEFLQNIKGSVPEIHCMIEAKMKDSALFKLAEDLKMNPNLTFIDSSSFEI
- a CDS encoding PH domain-containing protein, with protein sequence MITEPHKRIPARGLLAWRISGTLHSVFPFVLSGGAIAAAILFNWPIWVIGASLMFFSAYAYLVIMTFPALRWKRWRYEVRENEIELKNGLFVIKRTLVPMIRVQHVDTRQGPILRKYRLATVTISTAATVHEIPALDVDEAEELRFFISQLARAAENDV
- a CDS encoding PH domain-containing protein: MMSNPKRLHPISAAVNFLKHLKEMLVPFLIFVVFGSRGGNGEIVQLVLSIGVIIAVFIIGILTWWRYTYRLEEGELRIEYGVLVRKKRYIPLERIQSLDLSEGLLQRPFGLVKMKVETAGSSGAGEAEAVLTAISKEDADFIQQAFSAAKNNPSEPETAEQNREVIYKITPGELFLLASTSGGAGVVISAVFAFVFQFEEIIPYEKVFTGLEGFIANGMIFVSILIFIVFLMAWLIALIGSMLKYAGFTLIKSEKELIVTRGLLEKRQMTIPLNRIQAIQIRENLLRQPFGLATVYIESAGGSIEDNESARLMILPIVKKTRIAGLLKPHLPQYELQPGFFKAPKRALNRYLWRGFLWILPFVAVPLLFFRPWGYFSLVLLILALGWSHLKYRDAGWDISSQQLALRYRGIVRTTVFMRRNRIQSLSMKESYFQKKRSLATIEAAAMSGAGGTGGTVRDLDRKEVYAIYKWYSYTGLKQNEKRP
- a CDS encoding rhomboid family intramembrane serine protease; this encodes MFTRTESFKEFIRYYPVVTAIICIHIIIYLLTVIPLFPNSLIFEKLAGVNLYIVEGEYWRLLSPIILHSGFSHVLFNSFSLVLFGPVLERLLGKTRFILLYITAGAAANIATLILEPLTYIHAGASGAIFGLFGYFAAILVFRKELLSRENSQIILTITIIGVIMTFLQPNINVTAHIFGLFAGFLIGAATLAKGRTSSSSGNIRSGGLSGIRPSLKGVPASRLAVWGVIVILAIVGFLAR
- the acpS gene encoding holo-ACP synthase; the protein is MISGIGIDIADLERIGKIIARQERFPDRILTPKELNGYQQLPEKRRAEFLAGRFAAKEAFSKALGTGIGEELSFQDIEIEKDEKGKPFISKPFKDGVHLSISHSREYAVAQVVIEKE
- a CDS encoding LolA family protein, whose amino-acid sequence is MKKKWFMLLAGLLVVLALSACGSKTQEDVVKDLDKKLEDVKGYKAEAKMTLQMGTDPQTYEIEVWHKDPDFYRVNLKNAQKEQSQMILRNNDGVFVLTPALNKSFRFQSDWPQNSSQAYLYESLVKDIMEDKEAKFSATKEHYVFETKTRYQNNQMLPVQEIKLKKSDLSPVSVKVMDPDKNALVTVEFSNVKFNASFDKKDFDMQKNMTGAQLEVPVMAEVEDQEFTVKYPQMDMADVKLVDEQDMKTEDGKRVVLTYDGEKSFTLVQEKAAVMPTSSVVTSVKGEPVDLGFTIGALSDNTISWTYQGVDYMIASNDLSPEEMSDIARSVQGEMVK